The Oceanococcus sp. HetDA_MAG_MS8 DNA segment GATGAAGACAGCACGGTTGCTAGCGCGCTCGCTGAGCGGCTAGCCATGCATCTGGAACTGCCGGAGCTAGGCTTGGCCGGGCAGTGGGTGGAGCCGGAGTTCAGCGCCATAGACATTGCCCATGCCAAGCAAAGGCTGGCGCAGGTCCGCACACCGCCGGCAGTGATGGAGGCGGTCGCGGCCTTGACGGCGGCCCTGGGCGTGGAGTCGTTGCGAGCTGCGATGCACACCGTCAAAGTCGCTCGGGCCCTGGCAGCGCTGCGTGATCACGCGCAAATAGAACAAGACGACTTGGATTGGGCGGTACAGCATGTGCTGGTGCCGCGGGCAACCCACATGCCCAGTGCGTCAGATGAGGAAGAGTCGGTGCCAGAGCAGAGCTCCGCATCAGATCAGCCTGCTGATCCGTCGGAGAGTTCGCCAGCGGATGATCTCTCTCAGACGCCACCTTCTGATGCCATGCCCGAGTATGAACAGGCCGCTGATGACGCCCCTGCCCAGGCCGAAGCGCAGGCCATGATTGCGGCAACGCGGGCACAGTTACCGCCTGGGCTCTTAGCCAAATGGCAGATTCGCCAGCGTAGCCGGCAGCTTAGCCATGGCCGTGCTGGAGCCAAGAGCCGCAGTCGCCAACGGGGGCGAGCTATTGCTGTGGTGCCTGGTCAGCCGGATGGACATAACCGCTTGGATGTCCTGGCCACCCTGCGCGCAGCTGCGCCTTGGCAAAAGCTTCGCGGGGGCGTGCCACGGGCAGCGGTGCAGCCTGGTCAGCAAGCTCGCGTGCGCCTGGACATTCGGCGCACAGATTTTCGCCTCAGGCGATACGAGCAAAAAACCGAAACCTGCACCATTTTCCTCGTGGACGCCTCTGGCTCGGCGGCCTTGCATCGCCTGGCTGAGGCCAAAGGGGCAGTGGAGTTATTGCTGGCCGATTGCTATGTACGGCGCGACCATGTGGCAGTGATCGTATTTCGCGGCTACCAAGCCGAGGTTTTACTGCCGCCCACGCGCTCTTTGGTGCGAGCCAAGCGCGCTTTGGCAGCGGCTCCTGGTGGTGGTGGCACCCCTTTGGCGAGTGCCCTGGACTTGGGGTTGAATTTGGCCGGGGATGTGCAAAGACGCGGGCAGTCACCCCTACTGGTGGTCATGAGCGATGGTCGGGCCAATGTGACACGCGCAGGCCAAGGCGGGCGTCAACAAGCCCAGCAGGAGGCGCTGGCCGCCGCGCGAAATATCGCTCGGGCGCGTACCCCAAGCTTGTATATCGACACCGCGCCTTATGCCCAGGCTGCTGGGCGTGAGTTGGCAGCGGCAATGGCGGCCCGCTACCTGGCACTTCCGCAGGCTCAATCCCAGGCAGTGAGCGCGGCCGTACGGGAGCAGGTGGCTTGAAGTCAGCATTGAATTGGCGCCG contains these protein-coding regions:
- a CDS encoding magnesium chelatase subunit D; amino-acid sequence: MQAAPPRPPAQAAEIAAAVLAVDGPGTGLLLLARAGPAREAWQASLQEKLSQPLRRVPLRACAERLYGGLDLAATLAAGRLCWQPGLLQESAGLTLLLPMAERWSAAEAGRLVQERDALAQPPAMVAYDEQLEDEDSTVASALAERLAMHLELPELGLAGQWVEPEFSAIDIAHAKQRLAQVRTPPAVMEAVAALTAALGVESLRAAMHTVKVARALAALRDHAQIEQDDLDWAVQHVLVPRATHMPSASDEEESVPEQSSASDQPADPSESSPADDLSQTPPSDAMPEYEQAADDAPAQAEAQAMIAATRAQLPPGLLAKWQIRQRSRQLSHGRAGAKSRSRQRGRAIAVVPGQPDGHNRLDVLATLRAAAPWQKLRGGVPRAAVQPGQQARVRLDIRRTDFRLRRYEQKTETCTIFLVDASGSAALHRLAEAKGAVELLLADCYVRRDHVAVIVFRGYQAEVLLPPTRSLVRAKRALAAAPGGGGTPLASALDLGLNLAGDVQRRGQSPLLVVMSDGRANVTRAGQGGRQQAQQEALAAARNIARARTPSLYIDTAPYAQAAGRELAAAMAARYLALPQAQSQAVSAAVREQVA